A stretch of the Arachis stenosperma cultivar V10309 chromosome 6, arast.V10309.gnm1.PFL2, whole genome shotgun sequence genome encodes the following:
- the LOC130936229 gene encoding germin-like protein subfamily 1 member 15: MKATYLLVAFLALASFASAFDPSPLQDTCVAVPDGRSKDAVFVNGKFCKNPELVVAEDFFKHVDPGNVNNKFGSKATPVTVNELRGLNTLGISLARVDYGPKGLIPPHTHPRASEILIVIEGTLLVGFVTSNNQNNTNRLFTKMLNKGDVFVFPIGLIHFQYNIGNGNALAIAALNSQNPGIITIPSAVFGSTPPISPEILAKAFQVDYKVINYLRKQFSYDNN; encoded by the exons ATGAAAGCTACATACTTGCTGGTTGCATTCTTGGCTCTGGCCTCTTTTGCTTCTGCCTTTGATCCCAGCCCTCTCCAAGACACGTGTGTTGCTGTCCCCGATGGCAGAAGCAAAGACGCTG TATTTGTGAATGGAAAATTTTGCAAAAACCCTGAACTTGTGGTAGCTGAGGATTTTTTCAAGCACGTAGATCCTGGGAATGTTAATAACAAATTTGGGTCAAAAGCAACTCCAGTCACAGTTAACGAACTACGAGGACTCAATACATTGGGTATATCACTTGCTCGCGTAGATTATGGACCTAAGGGTTTAATTCCTCCTCACACTCACCCTCGAGCCTCTGAGATATTGATAGTTATTGAAGGAACTCTCTTAGTTGGATTTGTGACTTCCAATAATCAGAACAACACCAACCGTCTTTTTACCAAAATgctcaacaagggtgatgtgtTTGTGTTCCCAATTGGCCTCATTCACTTCCAATATAACATCGGTAATGGCAACGCTCTCGCTATTGCTGCTCTTAACAGTCAAAATCCAGGTATTATCACAATTCCAAGTGCTGTGTTTGGATCTACTCCACCTATTTCTCCCGAAATCTTGGCTAAAGCTTTCCAAGTGGACTACAAAGTAATCAACTATCTCCGAAAGCAGTTTTCGTATGATAACAACTAG
- the LOC130933499 gene encoding uncharacterized mitochondrial protein AtMg00810-like, whose amino-acid sequence MNDEIFISQEAYARELLKKLNMLDCNPTNTPMECGVKLSKEKEGVRKVDQILFRSLVRSLRYLTYTKLDILFSVRLVSRYMENLTEIYMKAVKRILCYLRGILEYGMFYSTSDECKLIGYCDSDYAEDIDGRKSTTGFVFFLGNNAIS is encoded by the coding sequence ATGAATGATGAAATTTTCATCTCACAAGAGGCTTATGCAAGAGAGCTGTTGAAGAAACTCAACATGCTAGACTGCAATCCTACCAATACACCTATGGAGTGTGGAGTTAAACTTTCCAAAGAGAAAGAGGGTGTAAGAAAAGTTGATCAAATATTATTCAGAAGTCTCGTGAGGAGTTTAAGGTATTTGACCTATACCAAACTTGACATTTTATTTTCAGTTAGGTTAGTCAGTCGCTACATGGAGAATCTAACAGAAATCTATATGAAGGCAGTCAAGAGAATTCTTTGCTATCTTAGAGGTATTCTTGAGTATGGCATGTTTTATTCAACTTCAGATGAATGCAAGTTAATAGGCTATTGTGATAGTGATTATGCTGAAGATATTGACGGTAGAAAGAGTACTACTGGATTTGTTTTCTTTCTAGGAAATAATGCAATTTCTTGA
- the LOC130935535 gene encoding germin-like protein subfamily 1 member 7: MKATYLLVAFLALASFASAFDPSPLQDFCVALPDGSIKDSVFVNGKFCKDPKLVIAEDFFKHVDPGNVVNKLGSKVTPVTVNELAGLNTLGISLARIDFGPKGLNPPHTHPRATEILIVIEGTLLVGFVTSNQNNTNRLFTKVLNKGDVFVFPIGLIHFQFNIGYGNALAIAGLSSQNPGVITIANAVFGSTPPISPEILAKAFQVDNKVINYLQKQFWYDNN; this comes from the exons ATGAAAGCTACATACTTGCTGGTTGCATTCTTGGCTCTGGCCTCTTTTGCTTCTGCCTTTGATCCCAGCCCTCTCCAAGACTTTTGTGTTGCTCTCCCCGATGGCAGCATCAAAGACTCTG TATTTGTGAATGGAAAATTTTGCAAAGACCCTAAACTTGTGATAGCTGAGGATTTTTTCAAGCACGTAGATCCTGGGAATGTTGTTAACAAACTTGGGTCAAAAGTAACTCCAGTGACAGTTAACGAACTAGCAGGACTCAACACATTGGGTATATCACTTGCTCGCATAGATTTTGGACCTAAGGGTTTAAATCCTCCTCACACTCACCCTCGAGCCACTGAGATATTGATAGTTATTGAAGGAACTCTGTTAGTTGGATTTGTGACTTCCAATCAGAACAACACCAACCGTCTTTTTACCAAAGTgctcaacaagggtgatgtgtTTGTGTTCCCAATTGGCCTCATTCACTTCCAATTTAACATCGGTTATGGCAACGCTTTGGCAATTGCTGGTCTTAGCAGTCAAAATCCAGGTGTTATCACAATTGCAAATGCTGTGTTTGGATCTACTCCTCCTATTTCTCCTGAAATTTTGGCTAAAGCTTTCCAAGTGGACAACAAGGTAATCAACTATCTCCAAAAGCAGTTTTGGTATGATAACAACTAG
- the LOC130935172 gene encoding germin-like protein subfamily 1 member 7 translates to MKAIYFLVGLLALASSFASAYDPSPLQDFCVALNDTQNAVFVNGNICRDPKVVVAEDFFKHVDPGNVDNKLGSNVTPVSVNELPGLNTLGISLARLDFAPKGLIPPHTHPRATEILTVLEGTLFVGFVTSNQNNTNRLFTKVLNKGDVFVFPIGLIHFQFNVGYGNAVAISGLSSQNPGVITIANAVFGSTPPISPEVLTKAFQVDKRVINYLEKQF, encoded by the exons ATGAAAGCAATCTACTTCCTTGTTGGTTTGTTGGCTTTGGCATCCTCTTTTGCATCAGCCTATGATCCCAGTCCACTGCAAGATTTCTGTGTGGCTCTCAATGACACCCAAAATGCTG TATTTGTGAATGGAAACATTTGCAGAGACCCTAAAGTTGTAGTAGCTGAAGATTTCTTCAAGCATGTAGATCCTGGGAATGTTGACAACAAACTTGGCTCAAACGTGACTCCTGTCAGTGTTAACGAACTACCCGGACTTAACACACTCGGCATATCACTTGCTCGCCTAGATTTTGCACCTAAGGGTTTAATCCCTCCTCATACTCACCCTCGAGCCACAGAGATTTTGACTGTTCTTGAAGGCACTCTCTTTGTTGGATTTGTTACTTCCAATCAAAACAACACCAACCGTCTTTTTACTAAAGTgctcaacaagggtgatgtttTTGTGTTCCCAATTGGTCTCATTCATTTCCAATTCAACGTCGGTTATGGCAACGCTGTTGCTATTTCTGGTCTTAGCAGTCAGAATCCAGGTGTTATCACAATTGCAAATGCTGTTTTTGGATCCACTCCACCTATTTCTCCTGAAGTTTTAACTAAAGCTTTTCAAGTGGATAAAAGAGTAATTAACTACCTTGAAAAACAGTTCTGA
- the LOC130935171 gene encoding probable UDP-N-acetylglucosamine--peptide N-acetylglucosaminyltransferase SEC: MAVISVHGDGRHHNHLHRPQLTGSAGSSRPFFSSDCVEPSSLSLLPLHGHASSTEADEELYLSLAHQMYKSGNHKQALEHSKAVYERNPLHVDNLLLMGAIYYQLRDFDMCIAKNEEALGIDSRFAECYGNMANAWKEKGNVDIAIQYYLIAIDINPNFADAWSNLASAYMHKGRVAEAVRCCRQALAINPLMVDAHSNLGNLMKARGLVQEAYSCYFEALRIQPTFAIAWSNLAGLFMESGDFNRALQYYKEAVKLKPSFPDAYLNMGHVYKALGMAQQATACYQNTLQTRPNCAIAYGNLASIYYEQGQLENTILHYKQAIACDPRFSEAYNNLGNALKDVGRVEEAIQCYNQCLALQDNHPQALTNLGNVYMELNMVSAAASYYKAALCVTTGLSAPYNNLAIIYKQQGNYADAISCYNKVLCNDPLAADAFVNRGNTFKEVGRVSDAIQDYIRAIAVKPSMAEAHANLASAYKDSGHVEAAVKSYEQALILRPDFPEATCNLLHTLQCVCSWEDRDKMFSEVEGILMKQINISVLPSVQPFHAIAYPLDPMLALEISRKYASHCSLIASRFALPPFSHPAPVPIKCEGGYERLRVGYVSSDFGNHPLSHLMGSIFGMHNRKNVEVFCYALSPSDGSEWRQRIQFEAEHFVDVSAMSSDHIAKMINQDNIHILVNLNGYTKGARNEIFAMQPAPIQVSYMGFPGTTGATYIDYLVTDEFVSPLGSAHIYSEKLVHLPHCYFVNDYKQKNQDVLNPKCQHKRSDYGLPEDKFVFACFNQLYKMDPEIFSTWCRILKRVPNSALWLLRFPAAGERRLRAYAAAQGLQPDQIIFTDVAMKNEHIRRSALADLFLDTPLCNAHTTGTDILWAGLPMITLPLEKMATRVAGSLCLATGLGEEMIVPSMKEYEERAVSLALSRPKLQALTNKLKSVRMTCPLFDTARWVRNLERGYFKMWNLHCSGQRPQHFKVTENDLEYPYDR; the protein is encoded by the exons atGGCCGTGATCTCCGTCCACGGCGATGGCCGCCATCACAACCACCTCCATCGGCCGCAGCTCACTGGTTCCGCCGGCTCCTCTCGACCGTTTTTCTCCAGTGATTGCGTCGAGCCTTCCTCGCTAAGCCTTCTACCCTTACACGGCCATGCTTCTTCTACCGAAG CTGATGAAGAACTCTATTTGTCACTTGCACACCAAATGTATAAATCTGGGAACCATAAGCAAGCGCTAGAACATAGTAAAGCTGTTTATGAGAGAAATCCGCTTCATGTTGACAATTTACTTCTTATGGGTGCAATTTATTACCAG TTGCGTGATTTTGATATGTGTATTGCAAAAAATGAGGAGGCGCTTGGGATTGATTCCCGTTTTGCTGAGTGTTATGGGAACATGGCAAATGCGTGGAAG GAAAAAGGAAACGTTGACATTGCCATTCAATACTACCTGATTGCCATTGAT ATAAATCCAAATTTTGCTGATGCGTGGTCAAACCTAGCTAGTGCATACATGCATAAAGGGAGAGTCGCTGAAGCAGTACGGTGCTGTCGACAAGCACTAGCTATAAATCCTCTGATG GTAGATGCTCATAGCAACCTGGGAAACCTAATGAAAGCTCGAGGGTTGGTGCAAGAA GCATACAGTTGTTACTTTGAGGCATTGCGCATTCAACCTACTTTTGCTATTGCGTGGTCAAATCTTGCTGGTCTTTTCATGGAGTCTGGTGATTTCAACAGAGCCCTTCAGTATTACAAA GAAGCAGTGAAACTCAAACCTTCCTTTCCTGATGCATACCTGAACATGGGACATGTGTACAAA GCTTTAGGAATGGCTCAACAAGCTACTGCATGTTACCAAAATACTCTTCAGACACGGCCTAACTGTGCCATAGCTTATG GTAACTTGGCAAGTATATACTATGAGCAAGGACAACTGGAAAATACAATTTTACATTATAAGCAAGCTATCGCATGTGACCCCAGATTTTCAGAGGCTTACAATAATTTG GGCAATGCACTAAAAGATGTTGGCAGAGTGGAAGAAGCAATCCAGTGCTACAAT CAATGCCTTGCCTTGCAAGATAACCACCCCCAAGCACTGACCAATCTTGGAAATGTATACATGGAATT GAATATGGTGTCTGCTGCTGCTTCATATTACAAGGCTGCACTATGTGTGACTACTGGATTGTCTGCTCCTTACAACAACCTTGCTATAATCTATAAGCAGCAG GGGAATTATGCAGATGCCATATCATGCTATAATAAGGTTCTCTGCAATGACCCCCTGGCAGCTGATGCCTTTGTAAATAGAGGCAATACATTTAAGGAGGTTGGTAGAGTAAGTGATGCTATCCAAGATTATATACGGGCAATTGCTGTCAAACCCTCTATGGCTGAAGCCCATGCTAATTTGGCTTCAGCTTATAAGGACAG TGGGCATGTAGAGGCTGCCGTAAAGAGCTACGAACAAGCATTAATTCTTCGTCCAGACTTTCCAGAAGCAACCTGTAATCTCTTGCATACACTTCAG TGTGTCTGCAGTTGGGAGGATCGTGATAAAATGTTCAGTGAAGTTGAAGGGATCCTCATGAAGCAAATTAAT ATATCAGTTCTTCCTAGTGTTCAGCCCTTCCATGCAATAGCATATCCACTTGACCCAATGCTAGCTCTGGAAATCAG TCGTAAATATGCTTCCCATTGCTCCTTAATTGCATCTCGTTTTGCTCTGCCTCCATTTAGCCATCCTGCCCCTGTCCCAATCAAATGTGAGGGGGGGTATGAGAGATTACGGGTTGG GTATGTGAGTAGTGACTTTGGTAATCACCCCTTGTCACATCTAATGGGATCTATTTTTGGTATGCACAACAGGAAGAATGTTGAG GTGTTCTGTTATGCCCTGAGTCCAAGTGACGGTAGTGAATGGAGGCAACGCATTCAGTTTGAAGCTGAGCACTTTGTGGATGTTTCTGCCATGTCATCTGATCATATAGCAAAAATGATTAACCAGGATAATATACATATCCTTGTCAACCTTAATGGATATACAAAG GGTGCCAGAAATGAGATTTTTGCTATGCAACCTGCACCGATTCAAGTTTCATATATGGGATTCCCTGGAACAACAGGAGCAACATATATAGACTATTTGGTGACAGATGAG TTTGTCTCACCACTTGGGTCTGCTCATATATATTCTGAAAAACTTGTTCATCTTCCCCATTGCTACTTTGTAAATGATTATAAACAG AAAAATCAGGATGTATTGAATCCAAAATGTCAGCACAAACGATCAGACTATGGGCTGCCTGAAGATAAATTTGTATTTGCATGCTTCAATCAACTATACAAGATGGATCCTGAGATATTTAGTACATG GTGCAGAATTCTTAAACGTGTACCCAATAGTGCACTTTGGCTACTAAGATTTCCAGCAGCTGGCGAAAGGAGACTGAGGGCAT ATGCTGCTGCACAAGGGTTACAACCAGACCAAATTATTTTCACAGATGTTGCAATGAAGAATGAACATATCAGGCGAAGTGCTTTAGCAGACTTATTTCTTGACAC GCCTTTATGCAATGCGCACACAACAGGAACAGATATATTATGGGCGGGTTTGCCTATGATCACTCTACCTCTGGAGAAAATGGCTACTCGAGTTGCCGGATCACTCTGTCTTGCTACTGGACTTGGGGAGGAGATGATCGTTCCCAG CATGAAAGAGTATGAAGAGAGGGCAGTATCACTGGCCTTGAGTCGCCCAAAGCTTCAAGCTCTCACTAATAAGCTTAAGTCTGTTCGCATGACTTGCCCTCTATTTGACACAGCTCGCTGG GTGAGGAATCTTGAAAGAGGATATTTTAAAATGTGGAATCTACATTGCTCTGGTCAACGTCCCCAACATTTCAAGGTCACCGAAAATGATCTTGAATATCCTTatgatagatag